A genomic region of Barnesiella viscericola DSM 18177 contains the following coding sequences:
- a CDS encoding FecR family protein, whose amino-acid sequence MGNQDNIDELLAKYFAHERLTAAQQAKIDQWRAAYPEESQRLQRLLDTPIFSDTAFEVDTEKAWARIEPQLKERTLKVNLFHKKAWFYSAAAAIALVLVAALLYLSHETDTQTVRYADITQTENVLLPDGSEVTLYPHSTLAFRYADDGIARQVELTGKAFFHVKNRDNAPFKISTPSITVEVLGTSFLVDAAHDSKSGVFVESGRVKVSTSHNNVILEANEKVEVTDGQMTLGLIDDPAFFFGKGDSVLVFKNSPIATVVQEVERQTGVKIELGKGLEKNRVTSKINASEKESIAAELAFLCGCRCDTVEKGRLYKLYYE is encoded by the coding sequence ATGGGAAATCAAGATAACATTGACGAACTGTTGGCCAAGTATTTTGCCCACGAGAGACTCACGGCTGCCCAACAGGCCAAGATCGACCAGTGGAGAGCCGCTTACCCCGAAGAGAGCCAACGATTGCAGCGATTGCTCGATACGCCCATTTTCAGCGACACGGCTTTTGAGGTTGATACCGAAAAGGCCTGGGCACGAATCGAGCCCCAACTCAAAGAGCGCACCTTGAAGGTAAACCTCTTCCACAAAAAAGCCTGGTTCTACTCGGCAGCAGCCGCCATCGCGCTGGTGCTGGTAGCGGCCCTGCTCTACCTCTCACACGAGACCGATACCCAAACTGTTCGCTACGCCGATATAACCCAAACCGAAAACGTTCTTTTGCCCGACGGGTCGGAGGTAACCCTCTACCCTCATTCAACCCTGGCATTCCGATATGCCGACGACGGGATCGCCCGCCAGGTAGAGCTCACGGGAAAAGCCTTTTTCCACGTGAAGAACCGCGACAACGCTCCGTTCAAGATCTCTACCCCCTCGATTACGGTCGAGGTGCTGGGAACTTCGTTTCTCGTCGATGCCGCTCACGATAGCAAATCGGGCGTGTTTGTCGAGAGTGGCCGGGTAAAGGTCTCGACCTCACACAACAACGTCATTCTCGAAGCCAACGAAAAGGTCGAGGTGACCGACGGCCAGATGACTTTGGGGCTTATCGACGACCCCGCCTTCTTCTTTGGAAAGGGCGACTCGGTACTGGTTTTCAAGAACAGCCCCATCGCCACGGTCGTCCAGGAGGTGGAGAGACAGACCGGCGTGAAAATCGAGCTGGGGAAAGGGCTCGAAAAGAACCGGGTCACCTCCAAGATAAATGCCAGTGAGAAAGAGAGCATCGCGGCCGAACTGGCTTTCCTGTG
- a CDS encoding RNA polymerase sigma-70 factor has translation MRENRKELFKVLFQKHYPRLCHIAYGYVLDRDEAEDIVQELFINVWDKGKDSLPDKEFAAYMTTAVKNSCISFLRKRQGAFVPIDDYPTAAIDQPDEIYDEADEAQSPENLLQVALASLPPKCKEVFLMAKLKGMKYREIAEKLGLSEKTIENQMTRAIRLLRTYVAENSAMRLVLITIVLSIFLNCK, from the coding sequence AACTTTTCAAAGTCCTGTTTCAGAAACACTACCCCAGGCTATGTCACATAGCCTACGGGTATGTTCTGGACCGCGATGAGGCGGAAGATATTGTACAGGAACTCTTTATCAATGTCTGGGACAAAGGGAAAGACTCCCTCCCCGACAAAGAGTTTGCAGCCTACATGACTACCGCCGTCAAAAACAGTTGCATCTCATTCTTACGCAAAAGGCAGGGGGCCTTCGTCCCAATCGACGACTATCCGACGGCGGCCATCGACCAGCCCGACGAGATATATGACGAGGCCGATGAAGCCCAATCGCCCGAAAATCTCCTGCAAGTGGCACTTGCCTCACTACCCCCCAAGTGTAAAGAGGTTTTCCTGATGGCCAAGCTCAAAGGTATGAAATACCGCGAAATTGCCGAGAAGTTGGGGCTTTCGGAAAAAACTATCGAGAATCAAATGACCCGGGCCATCAGGCTCCTGCGTACCTACGTAGCCGAAAACAGCGCCATGCGTCTGGTTCTTATCACCATCGTTTTATCAATCTTCTTAAACTGTAAGTAA